From a single Nothobranchius furzeri strain GRZ-AD chromosome 9, NfurGRZ-RIMD1, whole genome shotgun sequence genomic region:
- the LOC139071836 gene encoding annexin A2-B-like, which translates to MALVSEFLGQLTLSYSGEEEPKYPTVVPVRDFDPVRDAARIDTAIKTKGVDEQTVIDILTRRSAQQRQEIAFEFERFSKKDLTSALKGALSGSLETLVLGLMKTTTQYDASELKASMKGLGTDEETLIELVCSRNDDELTEIKKVYREMFKKELDKDIAGDTSGDFAKLLLALVQTKRDEPSNVVDYQKIDDDARSLYEAGVKRKGTDVVTWISIMSQRSIPHLRKVFERYKSYSPYDMKESIRKEVKGDLEKSFLTLVECFENKQLYFANRLYEAMKSKGAKEKVVTRIMVSRCEVDLMRIRTEFKRQYKKSLYQTIAEHTKGDYQKALLSLCGGDD; encoded by the exons GAGGAGGAGCCTAAATACCCCACAGTGGTGCCAGTGAGAGACTTTGACCCAGTCAGAGATGCTGCCAGAATCGATACCGCCATCAAAACAAAAG GTGTAGATGAACAGACCGTCATCGACATCTTGACACGCAGAAGCGCCCAGCAGCGCCAAGAAATCGCCTTTGAGTTTGAACGATTCTctaaaaag GATCTGACTTCTGCTCTGAAGGGGGCGCTTTCTGGATCTCTGGAGACTCTCGTATTGGGTCTGATGAAGACCACTACCCAGTATGATGCCTCTGAGCTCAAAGCCTCCATGAAG GGGCTGGGAACTGACGAGGAGACCCTCATTGAACTGGTCTGCTCGAGGAACGACGACGAGCTGACGGAGATCAAGAAGGTTTACAGAGAAA TGTTTAAAAAGGAGCTGGACAAAGACATTGCTGGGGACACTTCTGGAGACTTTGCCAAACTGCTGCTGGCTCTGGTTCAG ACGAAAAGGGACGAACCATCCAATGTTGTGGACTATCAGAAGATCGATGACGATGCCAGA TCTCTGTATGAAGCTGGAGTCAAGAGGAAGGGAACTGATGTGGTCACCTGGATCTCCATCATGTCTCAGAGGAGCATCCCTCACTTGCGGAAAG TTTTTGAGCGCTATAAGAGCTACAGTCCGTACGACATGAAGGAGAGCATTAGGAAGGAGGTGAAGGGAGACCTGGAGAAGTCCTTCCTCACTCTGG TGGAGTGCTTCGAAAACAAGCAGCTGTATTTTGCCAACAGACTGTATGAAGCCATGAAG AGTAAAGGAGCCAAGGAAAAGGTGGTGACCCGCATCATGGTGTCTCGCTGTGAGGTGGACCTCATGAGGATCAGGACAGAGTTTAAGAGACAATACAAGAAGTCACTTTACCAGACCATTGCT GAACACACCAAAGGAGACTACCAGAAGGCGCTGCTCAGTCTCTGCGGAGGAGACGACTGA